A genome region from Candidatus Eisenbacteria bacterium includes the following:
- a CDS encoding exo-alpha-sialidase produces the protein MLALMFSTAVLQPEARAVTANVVAALPGANPLASPAPVGSREPYLATMPDGRFALSWLEPAGGESMALRFAIFDGKGWSKASTIAVGDSFFVNWADVPSIRPLGGDRIAAHWLWRSGKGTYAYDVRVSQSADAGRTWSRPITPHRDGTASEHGFVSLVADTGGVLAVWLDGRKTEGHDEESPGPMPDMTLRTASIASDGRLRNEGEIDSRTCDCCPTAAVVTDRGVLVAYRDRSSDEVRDIYVTRREADGWSSPQPVHSDDWHIAGCPVSGPALAAQQSHVAIAWYTAAADSPRVYVAFSDDAGRHFEPPVRIDEGSALGRVSVTLLSDGSVLVTWLESSGHDALVRTRRVSASGAPGAAITVARTSAARSSGYPRVLTSGRTTLIAWTEAGMSPQVKLATLELR, from the coding sequence TTGCTCGCCCTGATGTTCTCCACCGCTGTCCTCCAGCCGGAAGCCCGTGCGGTGACCGCGAATGTCGTGGCTGCACTCCCGGGCGCGAATCCACTTGCCTCCCCTGCACCGGTGGGCAGCCGTGAACCGTATCTCGCAACGATGCCGGACGGCCGGTTCGCGCTGAGCTGGCTGGAGCCCGCGGGCGGCGAGAGCATGGCGCTCCGTTTCGCGATCTTCGACGGAAAGGGGTGGTCGAAGGCGTCCACCATCGCCGTCGGCGACTCGTTCTTCGTGAACTGGGCGGACGTGCCGAGCATCCGACCGCTCGGAGGCGATCGGATCGCGGCTCACTGGCTGTGGCGCAGCGGCAAGGGGACGTACGCGTACGATGTTCGCGTGAGCCAATCGGCAGACGCCGGTCGGACGTGGAGCAGGCCCATCACACCGCATCGGGACGGCACAGCGAGCGAGCACGGTTTCGTCTCGCTTGTCGCGGATACCGGCGGCGTGCTGGCGGTCTGGCTCGATGGCCGCAAGACCGAGGGCCACGATGAGGAATCGCCCGGGCCCATGCCGGACATGACCCTGAGAACCGCGTCCATCGCGAGTGATGGACGGCTGCGGAATGAGGGCGAGATCGACAGCCGAACGTGCGACTGCTGCCCGACCGCCGCGGTCGTGACGGACCGAGGCGTTCTGGTGGCCTACCGCGACCGAAGCTCCGACGAGGTGCGAGACATCTACGTCACCCGCCGAGAGGCGGACGGCTGGTCGTCGCCACAACCTGTTCACTCCGACGACTGGCATATCGCCGGGTGTCCCGTGAGCGGGCCGGCGCTCGCCGCGCAGCAGTCGCACGTGGCGATCGCGTGGTACACGGCCGCGGCGGATTCGCCCCGCGTCTACGTAGCATTCTCTGACGATGCTGGCCGGCACTTCGAACCGCCAGTTCGGATTGACGAGGGCAGCGCGCTCGGCCGGGTCAGCGTCACGCTTCTCTCCGACGGCTCCGTGCTCGTGACCTGGCTGGAATCCAGTGGCCACGACGCTCTGGTGCGGACGCGGCGTGTCTCCGCTTCCGGAGCGCCCGGCGCCGCGATCACCGTGGCGCGGACGTCGGCGGCCCGATCGAGCGGGTATCCGCGCGTGCTGACGTCGGGACGGACCACCCTGATCGCCTGGACCGAGGCCGGAATGTCACCTCAGGTGAAGCTCGCCACCCTCGAGCTCAGGTGA
- a CDS encoding DUF302 domain-containing protein produces MLDTEYGFTRTLKGISYEDARRRIEAALKAEGFGVLTEIDVRATLRAKLNVDFPNYVILGACNPTLAHQALSTDPGVGLLLPCNVVVRQDDEGSAVVSILDPEAMLKVAPHSAGLEGPMREARERLQRALGKA; encoded by the coding sequence ATGCTGGACACCGAATACGGGTTCACACGCACATTGAAGGGCATCTCGTACGAGGATGCACGACGGCGCATCGAAGCGGCGCTCAAGGCAGAAGGCTTCGGCGTACTGACGGAGATCGACGTCCGGGCAACTCTCCGGGCCAAGTTGAACGTGGACTTTCCCAACTACGTGATCCTGGGAGCGTGCAACCCGACCTTGGCTCACCAGGCGCTGAGCACGGATCCGGGAGTTGGGCTCCTGCTCCCCTGCAATGTCGTGGTCAGACAGGACGATGAGGGTAGCGCGGTCGTCTCGATCCTGGATCCGGAGGCCATGCTCAAGGTCGCGCCGCACTCGGCCGGGCTCGAAGGCCCGATGCGCGAAGCACGCGAACGCCTTCAGCGGGCGCTGGGCAAGGCATGA
- a CDS encoding TolC family protein: MSSRLTHRLFAIACAALLVPGAARRSLAQSDLGSATVTPSASGSFEPLESPLTLERALAIAYYSHPDLRVAAGNLAVARADSAFAGVPAFNPQLELQTARGGQTLGSGSEGTLDFGVSQELELWGKRSARQSAATSRSLTTAAQWSARRQELESDIRARFERALFLQDRLVLSDELADLDRHVVQATQARVRDGSITPVTGRLTELDLLRMEAQGRRARSDLRQALVSLGLAIGRALPDSIRLSGEVSVDSLQAPEDSVVASALRVRAAGDVFRRQIAERQAELRVAELEGRPDLTLGLGLTRDRRSFSSGDFSGDPAIIGGISGASSTDNLWTARISAPLPLWQKNQAGRARASAEIGRSVAEYDRYRLLTQMEVLGAVRRFEDAAGLYRLYLERSTHVRQDLALIREAYTDGRISLDSYLTQKGRLVDTLLGQLEAGEAYWDARGQLEAAVGLDLAHLNAAGAR; encoded by the coding sequence ATGTCTTCACGGCTGACGCATCGCCTCTTCGCGATCGCGTGCGCTGCACTCCTCGTGCCGGGAGCTGCGAGGCGCTCCCTCGCTCAATCCGACCTAGGTAGCGCAACGGTGACTCCTTCGGCAAGCGGCTCGTTCGAGCCCCTCGAGAGCCCTCTCACGCTGGAGCGGGCGCTCGCCATCGCTTACTACTCGCATCCGGACCTGCGCGTCGCCGCAGGGAATCTTGCCGTTGCGCGAGCCGACTCGGCGTTCGCCGGAGTTCCCGCGTTCAATCCGCAACTCGAGCTACAGACGGCCCGGGGCGGCCAGACGCTTGGTTCGGGTTCCGAGGGCACGCTGGACTTCGGCGTCAGCCAGGAGTTGGAGCTCTGGGGCAAGCGCTCGGCGCGCCAGTCGGCCGCCACTTCACGCTCCCTGACCACCGCGGCGCAATGGAGCGCGAGACGGCAGGAGCTCGAGTCGGACATCCGCGCGCGTTTCGAGCGTGCGCTCTTCCTTCAGGATCGCCTCGTCCTCTCAGACGAACTGGCCGATCTGGACCGCCACGTTGTTCAGGCCACGCAGGCTCGCGTGCGGGACGGTTCCATCACGCCCGTGACGGGACGCCTGACGGAGCTGGACCTGCTCCGGATGGAAGCGCAGGGCCGCCGCGCGCGCAGTGATCTTCGTCAGGCGCTTGTCTCGCTTGGCCTCGCGATCGGCCGGGCGCTTCCCGACTCCATCCGCCTCAGCGGCGAGGTGAGCGTGGATTCGCTGCAAGCGCCCGAGGATTCCGTCGTGGCATCGGCGCTGCGGGTGCGCGCAGCCGGCGACGTCTTCCGACGCCAGATCGCCGAGCGCCAGGCGGAACTCCGGGTGGCGGAGCTCGAAGGACGACCAGACCTCACGCTGGGACTGGGACTGACGAGGGACCGCCGCTCCTTCTCCAGTGGTGACTTCAGCGGCGATCCCGCGATCATCGGTGGAATCTCAGGCGCGAGCTCCACGGACAACCTCTGGACCGCCCGCATCAGCGCTCCGCTGCCCCTGTGGCAGAAGAACCAGGCAGGTCGCGCCCGGGCGTCCGCCGAGATCGGTCGCAGCGTGGCGGAGTACGACCGCTATCGCCTGCTGACGCAGATGGAAGTGCTGGGTGCCGTGCGGCGGTTCGAGGACGCCGCCGGGCTCTACCGGCTCTACCTCGAGCGATCGACTCACGTGCGGCAGGACCTTGCGTTGATCCGCGAGGCCTACACCGACGGACGCATCTCGCTCGATTCCTACCTCACGCAGAAGGGACGACTCGTGGACACGTTGCTCGGGCAACTGGAGGCGGGTGAGGCCTATTGGGACGCCCGTGGTCAACTGGAAGCGGCGGTCGGGCTCGATCTGGCTCACCTCAACGCGGCAGGTGCCCGATGA
- a CDS encoding efflux RND transporter permease subunit, which translates to MLDRIILFALRNRLFVIAAAVLLLIYGGMVLIKLPVDVFPDLNRPTVTVMSEAPGLAPEEVETLVSLPIETTLNGAPGVERVRSTSGIGLSVVTVEFAWGTDIYRDRQLVGEKLQLAAEHLPKGVAPAMGPVSSIMGEIMLLGLESTDGTTSPMEMRTLADWVVRQRLLTIPGVSQVIPIGGGVKQYQVRVNPQRLAALGLSLKDVELAVGASNENTTGGYLEAQSQEYLIRNLGRLRNPDELLNTVVATHNGVPVLLREVGSVGVGTLVKRGDGSVNGKPAVILSIQKQPGASTIELTKSIEAALKELRPSLPKDVKMRPLFKQANFIEAAIRNVEQALRDGAILVLIVLFLFLLNFRTTAITLTAIPLSFVTAAVVFHIFNISINTMTLGGLAIAIGELVDDAIVNVENVFRRLRENRHAAEPRPALEVVYKASSEVRNSIVYATILVVLVFLPLFALSGIEGRLFAPLGVAYIVSILASFVVSLTVSPALCLYLLPKAKVMAEERDSFVVRHLKKWDTRLLHFTLPHPEVVIGGAIVLVLAAAALVPLMGREFLPPFNEGTATINVIAAPGTSLSESNRIGTIAEQQLLSVPEVISTGRRTGRAELDEHAEGVHYTEIDVDFRHSKRSREAVLGDIRQRLAEIPGVFSNIGQPISHRLDHLLSGVRAQIAVKLFGNDLDLLRAKAAEIQAVMGTVPGVVDLQTEKQVLVPQVRIQGDRVALARYGLNVGDLNEALETALDGRVVSQVLEGQRTFDLMVRFDDASRGSLEAIRNALIDTPSGAKVPLSAIATIEESRGPNVIQHENVQRRIVVSANVSGRDLGRVVGEIEKKVGAQVSLPTGYFVTYGGQFESQESATRLIGILSLFSLAAMFLVLFAHFRSVPIVLQILLNIPLALIGSVVAIFLTGGTFSVASLVGFITLTGIASRNTIMMVSHYLHLMKDEGEQFDMHMVVRGSLERLVPVLMTALTAGLALIPLVLAKGEPGKEILYPVATVILGGLISSTLLDTIVTPAVFYRFGRKSAEKYLAGASEES; encoded by the coding sequence ATGCTCGATCGCATCATCCTCTTCGCGTTGCGCAACCGGCTGTTCGTGATTGCGGCAGCCGTGCTGCTGCTGATCTACGGCGGCATGGTGCTCATCAAGCTGCCCGTTGACGTGTTCCCGGACCTCAATCGTCCGACCGTGACCGTCATGAGCGAAGCCCCGGGCCTCGCCCCCGAGGAAGTCGAGACCCTCGTCAGCCTCCCGATCGAGACCACGCTCAACGGGGCGCCGGGCGTGGAGCGCGTGCGCTCCACGTCGGGCATCGGGCTGTCGGTGGTGACGGTCGAGTTCGCCTGGGGCACGGACATCTACCGGGATCGCCAGTTGGTGGGCGAGAAGCTGCAACTCGCCGCGGAGCACCTGCCCAAGGGCGTCGCACCGGCGATGGGGCCGGTCTCCTCGATCATGGGCGAGATCATGCTGCTGGGGTTGGAGAGCACCGACGGCACGACGTCGCCGATGGAGATGCGGACGCTGGCGGATTGGGTGGTGAGGCAGCGGCTGCTGACCATCCCGGGCGTCTCGCAGGTCATCCCGATCGGCGGCGGGGTCAAGCAATACCAGGTGCGGGTGAACCCGCAGCGTCTCGCGGCGCTGGGCCTGTCCCTCAAGGACGTCGAGCTGGCGGTGGGGGCCAGCAACGAGAACACCACGGGCGGCTACCTCGAAGCTCAGTCGCAGGAGTATCTGATCCGCAACCTGGGGCGCCTGCGGAATCCCGATGAGCTGCTCAACACGGTGGTGGCGACGCACAACGGCGTGCCGGTGCTGCTCAGGGAAGTCGGCAGCGTCGGGGTCGGCACGCTGGTGAAGCGCGGCGATGGCAGCGTCAACGGCAAGCCGGCCGTGATCCTCTCCATCCAGAAGCAGCCGGGTGCCAGCACGATCGAGCTGACGAAGAGCATCGAAGCGGCACTCAAGGAGCTTCGCCCTTCGCTGCCGAAGGACGTGAAGATGCGGCCCCTGTTCAAGCAGGCCAACTTCATCGAAGCGGCGATCCGAAACGTCGAGCAAGCACTCCGCGATGGCGCCATCCTGGTGCTCATCGTGCTGTTCCTCTTCTTGCTCAACTTCCGCACGACCGCGATCACGCTGACCGCCATCCCGCTGTCATTCGTCACAGCCGCGGTCGTGTTCCACATCTTCAACATCTCGATCAACACGATGACGCTGGGCGGGCTGGCCATCGCCATCGGCGAACTCGTGGATGACGCAATCGTCAACGTCGAGAACGTATTTCGGAGATTGCGCGAGAATCGCCACGCGGCAGAGCCGCGGCCGGCCCTCGAGGTCGTCTACAAGGCATCATCCGAGGTCCGGAACTCCATCGTCTACGCCACCATCCTCGTGGTGCTCGTGTTCCTGCCCCTCTTCGCGCTGAGCGGGATCGAGGGCCGCCTGTTCGCACCGCTCGGGGTGGCGTACATCGTCTCGATCCTCGCTTCGTTCGTGGTCTCGCTGACCGTCTCGCCGGCGCTCTGCCTGTATCTCCTGCCGAAGGCGAAGGTCATGGCCGAGGAGCGGGACTCATTCGTCGTGCGGCACCTGAAGAAGTGGGACACGCGGTTGCTGCACTTCACGCTGCCCCACCCGGAGGTCGTGATCGGCGGGGCGATCGTGCTCGTGCTCGCGGCGGCCGCGCTGGTGCCGCTCATGGGCCGCGAGTTCCTGCCGCCCTTCAACGAAGGGACGGCCACGATCAACGTCATCGCGGCCCCCGGTACGTCGCTCAGCGAGTCGAACCGCATCGGCACGATCGCCGAGCAGCAGCTGCTGAGCGTGCCCGAGGTCATCTCGACCGGTCGTCGCACCGGTCGCGCCGAACTCGACGAGCACGCGGAGGGCGTGCACTACACTGAGATCGATGTCGACTTCCGTCACTCCAAGCGGAGCCGCGAAGCAGTGCTCGGCGATATTCGGCAGCGGTTGGCCGAGATCCCGGGCGTGTTCTCCAACATCGGCCAGCCGATCTCGCACCGGCTCGATCACCTGCTCTCGGGTGTGAGGGCGCAGATCGCGGTCAAGCTGTTCGGCAACGATCTGGACCTGCTGCGCGCCAAGGCCGCCGAGATCCAGGCGGTCATGGGCACCGTGCCCGGTGTGGTGGACCTGCAGACGGAGAAGCAGGTGCTGGTGCCACAGGTGCGGATCCAGGGCGACCGGGTGGCGCTCGCCCGGTATGGCCTCAACGTCGGAGACCTGAACGAGGCGCTGGAGACGGCATTGGACGGCCGTGTCGTGTCACAGGTTCTCGAAGGGCAGCGGACATTCGACCTGATGGTGAGGTTCGACGATGCCTCCCGCGGGAGCCTGGAGGCCATCCGCAACGCGCTCATCGACACTCCCTCGGGCGCGAAGGTGCCGCTCTCCGCGATCGCCACGATCGAAGAATCGCGGGGACCCAACGTCATCCAGCACGAGAACGTCCAACGCCGCATCGTGGTCTCGGCCAACGTCAGCGGCAGGGACCTGGGCCGGGTCGTTGGCGAGATCGAGAAGAAGGTGGGGGCGCAGGTCTCGCTGCCCACGGGGTACTTCGTCACGTACGGCGGCCAGTTCGAGAGTCAGGAGTCCGCGACGCGCCTGATCGGCATCCTGAGCCTGTTCTCGCTCGCGGCGATGTTCCTCGTTCTGTTCGCGCATTTCCGGTCGGTGCCGATCGTGCTGCAGATCCTGCTCAACATCCCGTTGGCGCTCATCGGAAGCGTTGTGGCCATCTTCCTGACCGGCGGCACATTCTCGGTGGCCTCGCTCGTCGGATTCATCACGCTGACGGGCATCGCCTCGCGAAACACGATCATGATGGTCTCGCACTACCTGCACCTGATGAAGGACGAGGGGGAGCAGTTCGACATGCACATGGTCGTGCGCGGCTCGCTCGAGCGGCTGGTGCCGGTGCTGATGACCGCATTGACCGCGGGGCTGGCGCTGATCCCGCTGGTGCTGGCGAAGGGCGAGCCGGGCAAGGAGATCCTCTACCCGGTGGCCACGGTCATCCTCGGCGGGCTGATCAGCTCGACGCTGCTCGATACGATCGTGACGCCGGCGGTGTTCTACCGGTTCGGACGGAAGTCGGCGGAGAAGTACCTGGCGGGAGCCTCGGAAGAGTCGTAG
- a CDS encoding heavy metal translocating P-type ATPase, translated as MQVKGTSPHRHVHTGVEYRFCSAGCLAKFRAEPERYLAKPEPALHASATHPAAPTGSAAIYTCPMHPEVRQAGPGTCPRCGMALEPVEPAAATTRTEWVCPMHPEIVRDAPGACPICGMALEPRTVSLEEAENPELADMTKRFWVGAALTVPLLIVAMGDMLPGRPVERLIGTTVSSWLQLVLATPVVLWAGWPFFVRGWQSIPNRSPNMFTLIALGVSMAFGESVLATVAPQVFPNAFREHGGRVAAYFEAAAVIVTLVLLGQVLELRARSRTSSAIRALLGLAPKTARRIKADGTEEDVPLDRVVVGDRLRVRPGEKVPVDGLVVEGQSAVDESMVSGEPIPSEKVRGSRVIGATVNGTGSLVMQAERVGAETLLARIVQMVAQAQRSRAPIQKLADRVSAVFVPAVVIVAAITFIVWAIVGPEPRMAYATLNAIGVLIIACPCALGLATPVSIMVATGRGATMGVLFRNAEAIEVLRTVDTLVVDKTGTLTEGKPRLVSVVPIAPWAETDVLRLAASLERASEHPLAAAIVAGAEERAIALANATGFASRTGMGVSGEVEGHAVQLGNAALLSEAQVEPGATGTRAEELRLSGQTVMYAVVDGALAGLIGVADPIKSTTADAIRQLHGEGLRLVMLTGDSETTARAVARQLGIDDVLAGVLPDQKASKIKELQADGRVVAMAGDGINDAPALSQAQVGIAMGTGADIAMESAGVTLVKGDLRGIVRARRLSRATMGNIRQNLFFAFVYNVLGVPIAAGVLYPTFGWLLSPIIAAAAMSLSSVSVIGNALRLRTKGL; from the coding sequence ATGCAGGTCAAGGGGACGTCGCCTCACCGGCACGTTCACACGGGAGTGGAGTACCGATTCTGCAGCGCGGGCTGCCTGGCGAAGTTCCGTGCGGAGCCGGAGCGCTACCTCGCGAAGCCCGAGCCGGCTTTGCACGCCTCCGCGACTCATCCCGCTGCGCCGACTGGGTCCGCCGCGATATACACCTGTCCCATGCACCCGGAGGTGCGGCAGGCCGGTCCCGGCACGTGCCCGAGGTGCGGGATGGCGCTGGAGCCCGTTGAGCCGGCCGCCGCGACCACCAGGACCGAGTGGGTGTGCCCGATGCATCCGGAGATCGTGCGCGACGCCCCCGGTGCATGCCCGATCTGCGGGATGGCCCTCGAACCGAGAACGGTGTCGCTCGAGGAAGCCGAGAACCCAGAGCTCGCCGACATGACGAAGCGGTTCTGGGTGGGCGCTGCCCTCACGGTGCCGCTGCTCATCGTCGCGATGGGAGACATGCTGCCGGGGCGCCCCGTCGAACGTCTGATCGGAACGACAGTCTCCTCCTGGCTTCAGCTCGTGCTCGCCACGCCCGTCGTGCTCTGGGCGGGATGGCCATTCTTCGTTCGCGGGTGGCAGTCGATCCCGAATCGCAGTCCGAACATGTTCACGCTGATCGCCCTGGGCGTCTCCATGGCGTTCGGGGAGAGCGTGCTGGCAACGGTCGCGCCGCAGGTGTTCCCGAACGCGTTCCGGGAGCATGGTGGCCGGGTCGCCGCGTACTTCGAGGCCGCCGCGGTGATCGTCACGCTCGTGCTGCTCGGTCAGGTGCTCGAGCTGCGCGCGAGGAGCCGGACGAGTTCGGCGATCCGCGCCCTGCTCGGCCTCGCACCGAAGACTGCTCGCCGAATCAAGGCCGATGGCACCGAGGAGGACGTTCCTCTCGACAGGGTCGTCGTGGGTGACCGACTCCGCGTGCGGCCGGGGGAGAAGGTCCCAGTGGATGGCCTGGTCGTCGAGGGCCAGAGCGCGGTGGATGAATCGATGGTGTCGGGCGAGCCGATCCCGTCCGAGAAGGTCCGCGGCTCTCGCGTCATCGGTGCGACGGTCAACGGAACCGGCTCACTGGTCATGCAGGCGGAGCGCGTCGGAGCCGAAACGCTGCTCGCCCGCATCGTCCAGATGGTCGCGCAGGCGCAGCGCAGCCGCGCCCCGATCCAGAAGCTGGCCGACCGTGTGTCCGCGGTCTTCGTGCCCGCCGTGGTGATTGTCGCGGCGATCACGTTCATCGTCTGGGCCATCGTGGGCCCCGAGCCGCGCATGGCCTACGCCACGCTCAACGCCATCGGCGTGCTGATCATCGCCTGCCCGTGCGCCCTGGGGCTGGCCACGCCCGTGTCCATCATGGTGGCCACCGGCCGCGGGGCCACGATGGGCGTGCTGTTCAGGAACGCCGAAGCGATCGAGGTGTTGCGTACCGTCGATACACTCGTCGTGGACAAGACCGGCACGCTCACCGAGGGCAAGCCGCGGCTTGTCAGCGTGGTCCCGATCGCTCCCTGGGCCGAGACCGACGTGCTGCGGCTCGCCGCGAGCCTGGAGCGGGCCAGCGAGCACCCCCTCGCCGCCGCGATCGTCGCCGGCGCCGAGGAACGGGCCATCGCACTCGCCAACGCCACCGGTTTCGCGTCACGGACCGGGATGGGCGTGTCGGGCGAGGTCGAGGGACATGCCGTGCAACTGGGGAACGCCGCGCTGCTGAGCGAAGCCCAAGTCGAGCCCGGCGCGACGGGCACGCGGGCCGAGGAACTCCGCCTATCGGGGCAGACCGTGATGTACGCCGTCGTGGACGGGGCGCTCGCGGGGTTGATCGGTGTCGCCGACCCCATCAAGTCCACCACGGCGGATGCCATCCGTCAGTTGCATGGGGAGGGGTTGCGCCTCGTGATGCTGACCGGAGACAGCGAGACCACGGCGAGGGCGGTCGCAAGGCAACTCGGTATCGACGACGTCCTCGCCGGTGTCCTGCCCGACCAGAAGGCGTCGAAGATCAAGGAACTGCAGGCTGACGGCCGGGTCGTAGCCATGGCCGGCGACGGGATCAACGATGCCCCCGCGCTCTCGCAGGCACAGGTCGGCATCGCGATGGGGACCGGGGCGGATATCGCGATGGAGAGCGCGGGCGTCACCCTGGTCAAGGGTGACCTGCGGGGCATCGTGCGTGCGCGGCGCCTGAGTCGGGCGACGATGGGCAACATCCGCCAGAACCTGTTCTTCGCGTTCGTGTACAACGTCCTCGGCGTGCCCATCGCGGCCGGCGTGCTCTATCCGACGTTCGGCTGGCTGCTCAGTCCGATCATCGCAGCGGCCGCCATGAGCCTCAGTTCGGTCTCGGTGATCGGCAATGCACTCCGGCTGCGAACGAAGGGGCTCTGA
- a CDS encoding efflux RND transporter periplasmic adaptor subunit has product MRRLATLLVLLLAGSTLARVADAHEGHDAAPGTGAAAISSRHVLSAQSDRYEVVLKNDALTPGLKSEFDLYLSDFMTNAPVAGAKVGLVLRSEARELWSGAATATARPGVYTASFQAPADTGSYTVLVTVADPKGEERFALSGLEVSREHADTARPSQGGWPWLWLLGLAVALLAGLVLLARRRTPAVAASLILCFVLAPTARAHEGHDDAPTASGAPVGPGAQVYVAKESQFLMGIRTEPLARRPVQRRLSVLGRVAPRGGGEIEIVAPQSGRIFFAGGQAPVLGQGVTKGQSIAQLRVVDDLALRVPITGVLTGVFVVNGQLVEAGQRLMTLLDPSVVWVHADVYEADIASVQASTHAVITSQTMPDLSLAGRRVALGVTQGEVPGAIEVWFEVPNPGGRLRIGALVDVGIEQGGVESALVIPRSAVFEKDGRKLVFVHTAPERFTAREVTLGTSLGARVVVTGELAPGDRVVATGGYPLLTAPVVSLGN; this is encoded by the coding sequence ATGAGACGCCTCGCCACGCTCCTGGTGCTCCTCCTCGCGGGAAGCACTCTGGCCCGGGTCGCGGACGCCCACGAAGGGCATGACGCGGCGCCGGGGACCGGTGCCGCCGCGATCTCGAGCCGGCACGTGCTCTCGGCACAGTCGGACCGCTACGAAGTCGTGCTCAAGAACGACGCGCTCACGCCCGGCCTCAAGAGCGAGTTCGATCTCTACCTCAGCGATTTCATGACCAACGCGCCCGTCGCGGGGGCCAAGGTCGGGTTGGTCCTGCGATCCGAGGCACGTGAACTGTGGTCGGGGGCCGCGACTGCGACCGCGCGCCCGGGCGTGTACACGGCTTCCTTCCAGGCGCCGGCTGACACGGGTTCGTATACGGTGCTGGTCACGGTTGCGGATCCAAAGGGGGAGGAACGCTTCGCGCTCTCGGGGCTCGAGGTGAGCCGCGAGCATGCGGACACTGCCCGCCCGTCACAGGGTGGATGGCCGTGGCTGTGGCTGCTCGGTCTCGCGGTCGCTCTGCTCGCGGGACTGGTCCTCCTGGCGCGTCGACGCACGCCGGCGGTCGCGGCATCGCTCATCCTGTGCTTCGTGCTCGCGCCCACCGCGCGTGCGCACGAGGGCCACGACGATGCGCCGACAGCGTCCGGCGCTCCGGTCGGTCCCGGCGCGCAAGTCTATGTCGCCAAGGAATCCCAGTTCCTGATGGGGATCCGTACCGAGCCGCTCGCGCGCCGGCCGGTTCAGAGGCGGTTGAGCGTGCTCGGGCGAGTCGCTCCGCGCGGAGGCGGCGAGATCGAGATCGTGGCCCCGCAGTCGGGGCGCATCTTCTTCGCCGGTGGGCAGGCCCCGGTGCTGGGGCAGGGCGTGACCAAGGGGCAGTCGATCGCGCAGCTCAGGGTCGTAGACGACCTCGCGCTTCGCGTGCCCATAACGGGCGTGCTCACGGGCGTGTTCGTCGTGAACGGCCAACTGGTCGAGGCGGGGCAGAGGCTCATGACCCTGCTCGATCCCTCGGTGGTCTGGGTGCATGCCGACGTGTACGAGGCGGACATCGCCAGCGTCCAGGCCTCGACGCATGCGGTGATCACGTCACAGACCATGCCGGACCTGTCGCTTGCGGGCCGGCGCGTCGCGCTGGGGGTCACGCAGGGCGAGGTACCGGGCGCCATCGAAGTGTGGTTCGAGGTCCCCAATCCCGGTGGCCGGCTGCGGATCGGGGCGCTGGTGGACGTCGGCATCGAGCAGGGCGGAGTGGAATCGGCGCTGGTGATCCCGAGAAGCGCCGTATTCGAGAAGGACGGACGCAAACTCGTCTTCGTCCACACCGCGCCCGAGCGTTTCACGGCACGCGAAGTCACGCTCGGGACCAGCCTCGGTGCGCGCGTCGTGGTGACCGGCGAGCTCGCTCCCGGCGACCGGGTGGTCGCCACGGGTGGTTATCCCCTGCTGACGGCTCCGGTCGTCAGTCTCGGAAACTGA
- a CDS encoding cupredoxin domain-containing protein — translation MKILFGVLAVMTTLAALTTSAGAATTTRQERRIVVTVTKNGFEPASVHLKAGQPVRLVVTRTVERTCATDIVVSEFGIKQPLPLNKPVEVRFTPRKPGAIRYACAMDMVAGSLIVE, via the coding sequence ATGAAGATCCTTTTTGGCGTCTTGGCGGTCATGACGACCCTCGCTGCCCTCACCACTTCTGCGGGCGCTGCGACCACGACGCGGCAGGAGCGGCGGATCGTGGTCACAGTGACGAAGAACGGCTTCGAGCCGGCCTCCGTGCACCTGAAAGCGGGCCAGCCTGTGCGTCTCGTGGTCACCCGCACCGTCGAGCGCACTTGTGCGACCGACATCGTCGTCAGCGAGTTCGGGATCAAGCAGCCGCTGCCCCTCAACAAGCCGGTCGAAGTCCGCTTCACGCCGCGCAAGCCCGGCGCCATCCGCTACGCCTGCGCGATGGACATGGTCGCCGGCAGCCTGATCGTCGAGTAG